In one Cupriavidus taiwanensis genomic region, the following are encoded:
- a CDS encoding Flp family type IVb pilin encodes MQALTTMFQQFMRDEDGVTAIEYGLIAALIAIVIIASVQIVGTQLNSVFSKIGSALTSANT; translated from the coding sequence ATGCAAGCCCTGACCACCATGTTCCAGCAATTCATGCGCGACGAAGACGGGGTAACGGCCATTGAATATGGCCTGATTGCCGCCCTGATCGCAATCGTCATTATCGCGTCGGTCCAGATCGTCGGCACGCAATTGAACAGCGTGTTCAGCAAGATCGGCAGCGCGCTGACGTCCGCCAACACCTGA
- a CDS encoding glycosyltransferase family 87 protein encodes MALQNLMISKQPIDAPDGHWLDAGRLWLYTCAGLICYVSFFGIWMFRAWVLAVPGLIQPGADFVVFWSAASVALEQGAAAPYNYELLHAKEISVMPDLAVGDGMLPWFYPPTFLLPLLPLGLLPYWGAALIFLLGGFSWYGFAMCRTLPWRGAWIAALGFPGVAIGVATGQNSLWLAGTAGLALTLLRRRPMLAGMLLGLLTVKPHLAIMFPLALFCAGAWRALLGLLASASALALVSLVSFGVDPFLAFLKATGIARVAVEDGSAMLVRMPTVFAAIKLLVGGVTVPYFVHAMFACAAVASVVYAWSRPCSFALRAALLCTAMLLVPPYLYDYDLAFLGIAIAWLGIHAHRYGWLPGERELLVLLWLLPLYGLLAGEWVGIQVMPLGLLLALALSVWRIRLERTGKALRED; translated from the coding sequence ATGGCTCTTCAGAACCTGATGATCAGCAAGCAGCCGATCGACGCGCCAGACGGGCACTGGCTCGACGCGGGTCGTCTATGGCTGTATACGTGCGCGGGGCTGATTTGCTACGTGTCGTTCTTTGGCATCTGGATGTTCCGAGCCTGGGTATTGGCGGTTCCGGGGCTCATCCAGCCGGGAGCAGACTTTGTCGTCTTTTGGAGTGCGGCGAGCGTCGCGCTCGAGCAGGGCGCAGCGGCTCCGTACAACTATGAACTGCTGCACGCCAAGGAAATCTCGGTCATGCCTGACCTTGCGGTCGGCGACGGCATGCTGCCATGGTTTTATCCGCCTACATTCCTGCTCCCTCTGCTGCCGCTTGGCCTGTTGCCTTATTGGGGCGCGGCGCTGATATTCCTGTTGGGCGGATTCAGTTGGTATGGATTCGCGATGTGCCGGACCTTGCCCTGGCGCGGAGCCTGGATTGCCGCATTGGGATTCCCGGGAGTCGCCATCGGAGTTGCGACCGGGCAGAACTCGCTTTGGCTGGCTGGTACCGCGGGCCTGGCTCTGACACTCCTGCGCCGACGCCCGATGTTGGCCGGGATGTTGCTTGGGCTACTGACGGTCAAGCCGCACCTCGCGATTATGTTCCCGCTTGCCTTGTTCTGTGCCGGCGCTTGGCGGGCGTTGCTCGGACTGCTTGCGAGCGCGTCGGCGCTGGCACTCGTGTCGCTGGTGTCCTTCGGGGTCGATCCCTTTCTGGCATTCCTGAAAGCAACAGGCATTGCACGCGTGGCGGTCGAGGACGGTTCGGCAATGCTGGTGCGGATGCCCACGGTGTTTGCGGCCATCAAGCTGTTGGTCGGAGGCGTCACCGTGCCTTACTTCGTGCACGCGATGTTCGCTTGCGCGGCAGTGGCTTCGGTGGTTTACGCATGGTCACGTCCCTGTAGCTTTGCGTTGCGTGCAGCGCTGCTGTGTACTGCCATGCTGTTGGTCCCTCCCTACCTGTACGACTACGACCTGGCTTTCCTGGGTATCGCCATCGCGTGGCTGGGCATTCATGCACATCGCTATGGCTGGCTACCTGGCGAGCGTGAGTTGCTGGTCCTGTTGTGGCTACTGCCGTTGTACGGGCTGCTGGCGGGAGAGTGGGTCGGGATACAGGTGATGCCGCTCGGATTGTTGCTGGCGCTGGCGCTGTCTGTCTGGCGCATACGGCTGGAACGGACCGGCAAGGCATTGCGGGAGGACTGA
- a CDS encoding glycosyltransferase family 2 protein encodes MSGLNDVRLLTLVVPCYNESDSIGKFFHCVIPVLEAIDAIRFEIVLVNDGSSDDTLAQLIAWSHRDPRVRVVDLTRNFGKEAALTAGLDEALGDAVIPIDADLQDPPALIPELVRRWREGAEVVLAQRSSRACDSWLKRMTAGAYYRVHNKLSDQKLPVNVGDFRLMDRVVINALKQMPERRRFMKGLFAWVGYRTVIVPYEREARSAGHSKFSGWRLWNFALEGITSFSTMPLRSWTYIGVAIALGAFGYGAFIVARTLVLGIDVPGYASLLSALLFLGGIQLIGLGVVGEYVGRIYDEAKGRPIYLVRRRYQETGQSRSVASGRRVIRIDRGQVSNGR; translated from the coding sequence ATGTCGGGTCTAAATGATGTCAGGCTGCTTACCTTGGTGGTGCCTTGCTACAACGAGTCGGACAGCATCGGCAAGTTCTTCCACTGTGTCATTCCGGTGCTCGAAGCCATCGATGCGATCCGCTTCGAAATTGTCCTGGTCAATGATGGCAGTTCGGACGACACGCTGGCACAGCTGATCGCCTGGTCGCACCGCGACCCGCGCGTGCGTGTGGTGGACCTGACGCGGAACTTCGGCAAGGAGGCGGCGCTGACGGCCGGGCTCGACGAGGCCCTGGGCGATGCGGTGATTCCCATCGATGCCGACCTGCAGGACCCGCCCGCGCTGATTCCCGAGCTGGTCAGGCGCTGGCGCGAAGGCGCCGAGGTGGTGTTGGCCCAGCGCAGCAGCCGGGCCTGCGATTCGTGGCTCAAGCGCATGACCGCGGGCGCGTACTACCGCGTCCATAACAAGCTCTCAGACCAGAAGCTGCCGGTGAATGTGGGCGATTTCCGGTTGATGGACCGGGTCGTGATCAATGCGCTCAAGCAGATGCCGGAGCGCCGGCGCTTCATGAAGGGCCTGTTCGCCTGGGTCGGCTACCGTACCGTGATCGTGCCGTACGAGCGCGAGGCGCGCAGCGCCGGGCATTCCAAGTTCTCGGGCTGGCGCCTGTGGAATTTCGCGCTCGAGGGCATCACCAGCTTCAGCACCATGCCGCTGCGCAGCTGGACTTACATCGGCGTGGCGATCGCGCTGGGGGCGTTCGGCTACGGCGCGTTTATCGTGGCGCGCACGCTGGTGCTGGGCATCGATGTGCCGGGCTATGCGTCGCTGCTGTCGGCGCTGCTGTTTCTCGGCGGCATCCAGCTGATCGGCCTGGGCGTGGTCGGCGAGTATGTCGGCCGCATCTACGACGAGGCCAAGGGACGGCCGATCTACCTGGTGCGGCGGCGCTACCAGGAGACCGGGCAGAGCCGGAGTGTGGCGTCGGGACGGCGCGTGATCCGGATCGATCGCGGGCAAGTCAGCAACGGCCGCTAA
- a CDS encoding GtrA family protein: protein MNAGGTAPGLRQFTRFLFAGASSTGVHVAITATLVSTLDASPVAANGVAFVCATACSYLLNTLWSFSSRLRHRTLARFAGVSLLGLALTLGISWTAQRLGASYWTGLAGVVLTVPMLTYLLHRTWTYRD, encoded by the coding sequence GTGAACGCCGGCGGCACCGCCCCCGGGCTGCGCCAGTTCACGCGTTTTCTGTTTGCCGGCGCCAGCTCGACCGGCGTGCATGTCGCCATCACGGCAACGCTGGTGAGCACGCTCGACGCCTCGCCCGTGGCGGCCAACGGCGTCGCCTTCGTCTGCGCGACGGCATGCTCGTACCTGCTCAACACCCTGTGGAGCTTCTCGTCGCGCCTGCGCCACCGTACCCTGGCGCGCTTTGCCGGCGTCTCGCTGCTGGGACTGGCGCTGACTTTGGGTATCTCGTGGACCGCGCAGCGGCTCGGCGCGAGCTATTGGACCGGGCTGGCGGGCGTGGTGCTGACCGTGCCGATGCTCACCTATCTGCTGCACCGGACCTGGACCTACCGCGACTGA
- a CDS encoding class I SAM-dependent methyltransferase, which translates to MSPDAYLEMADTEASHWWFRGRREIVATILSGIGLPRHASILEIGAGTGGNLAMLSQFGRVSAVEMDGTALRLAREKTGDAYDLRHGKCPDQMPFAGHSFDLVCLLDCLEHIADDAGSLDCAARLLKAGGAVLVTVPAYQWLWSAHDVFLHHQRRYSKRSLHALAGRCGLHVDRMSYFNTMLFPLAVAARMGDRLRGSRHATGAGVPAAPVNHALHRVFRAERHWLARASLPFGISLMAVLRAS; encoded by the coding sequence ATGTCCCCTGACGCCTACCTCGAAATGGCCGATACCGAGGCCAGCCACTGGTGGTTCCGTGGCCGGCGCGAGATCGTCGCCACCATCCTCTCCGGCATAGGCTTGCCGCGCCATGCGTCGATCCTCGAGATCGGCGCCGGCACCGGCGGCAACCTGGCGATGCTGTCGCAGTTCGGCAGGGTCAGCGCGGTGGAAATGGACGGCACCGCGCTGCGGCTGGCACGCGAGAAGACCGGTGATGCCTATGACCTGCGCCATGGCAAGTGTCCCGACCAGATGCCGTTCGCCGGGCACAGCTTCGACCTGGTCTGCCTGCTCGACTGCCTCGAGCACATCGCCGACGATGCCGGCTCGCTGGATTGCGCGGCCAGGCTGCTGAAGGCAGGCGGCGCGGTCTTGGTCACCGTGCCCGCCTACCAGTGGCTATGGAGCGCCCACGACGTCTTCCTGCATCACCAGCGCCGCTACAGCAAGCGTTCGCTGCACGCTCTGGCCGGCCGTTGCGGCCTGCACGTGGACCGGATGTCGTACTTCAACACCATGCTGTTCCCGCTGGCGGTCGCCGCGCGCATGGGCGACCGGCTGCGTGGCAGCCGCCACGCAACCGGTGCCGGCGTTCCGGCCGCGCCAGTCAACCACGCGCTGCACCGCGTGTTCCGCGCGGAGCGCCACTGGCTCGCGCGCGCTTCGCTGCCGTTCGGCATTTCGCTGATGGCCGTGCTGCGCGCATCGTGA
- a CDS encoding sigma-54 dependent transcriptional regulator encodes MSAYANRPLLYLSQHHDATLCRLFAQRGWKISFASNLQDLQAMPPSNQPLAALLDLQGGFGDAELEAFEPWLAQRHVGWIGIVAGQHALSETARRLLGLYFVDYHTAPLEHPRLAEALGHALGMARLRPGAQHEAPRTARPDGMIGSCPAMQSLFRGIEKVSRWDTPVLISGESGTGKELAAQAIHRASARASRPFIAVNCAAIPPTLLMSELFGYERGAFTGATKRKPGRIEMAQGGTLFLDEIGDMPIESQTSLLRFLETGRIERLGGTESVEVDVRIISATHVDLEAAIAAERFRGDLYHRLCVLRVRQPPLRERGSDILLIAEHVLDTVRKQSPARIRGFSPLALRAIQLHTWPGNVRELINRIRHAAAMCEDGVIQPDDLELAAPADDRPLTLAAIREAAEQNAIVEALQRHHERLIDVAAELGISRVTLFRLMRDHKLQVKKGDLGLICVQG; translated from the coding sequence ATGAGCGCGTACGCCAACCGCCCGCTGCTGTACCTGTCGCAGCACCATGACGCCACGCTGTGCCGGCTGTTTGCCCAGCGCGGCTGGAAAATCAGCTTCGCGTCAAATCTGCAGGACCTGCAGGCCATGCCTCCCAGTAACCAGCCGCTGGCCGCGCTGCTGGACCTGCAAGGCGGCTTCGGCGATGCCGAACTGGAAGCCTTCGAGCCCTGGCTGGCGCAGCGGCATGTCGGCTGGATCGGCATCGTCGCCGGCCAGCACGCGCTGAGCGAGACCGCGCGCCGGTTGCTCGGCCTGTACTTCGTCGACTACCACACCGCCCCGCTGGAACACCCGCGCCTGGCGGAGGCCCTGGGCCACGCGCTCGGCATGGCCCGGCTGCGGCCCGGCGCCCAGCACGAGGCCCCGCGCACGGCCCGCCCCGACGGCATGATCGGCAGCTGCCCGGCGATGCAGTCGCTGTTCCGCGGCATCGAGAAGGTGTCGCGCTGGGACACGCCGGTGCTAATCTCGGGTGAGTCCGGCACCGGCAAGGAACTCGCCGCGCAGGCCATCCACCGCGCCTCGGCGCGGGCCTCGCGCCCGTTCATCGCGGTCAACTGCGCGGCGATCCCGCCCACGCTGCTGATGTCGGAACTGTTCGGCTACGAGCGCGGCGCCTTCACCGGCGCCACCAAGCGCAAGCCAGGGCGCATCGAGATGGCGCAGGGCGGCACGCTGTTCCTCGATGAAATCGGCGACATGCCGATCGAAAGCCAGACCAGCCTGCTGCGCTTCCTCGAGACCGGGCGCATCGAGCGCCTCGGCGGCACCGAGTCGGTCGAGGTGGATGTCCGCATCATCTCCGCCACTCACGTCGACCTGGAAGCCGCGATCGCCGCCGAACGCTTCCGCGGCGACCTGTACCACCGGCTGTGCGTGCTGCGTGTGCGCCAGCCCCCGCTGCGCGAGCGCGGCAGCGACATCCTGCTGATCGCCGAACACGTGCTGGACACCGTGCGCAAGCAGTCGCCGGCGCGCATCCGCGGCTTCTCGCCGCTGGCGCTGCGCGCGATCCAGCTGCACACCTGGCCCGGCAACGTGCGCGAGCTGATCAACCGCATCCGCCACGCCGCCGCAATGTGCGAAGACGGCGTGATCCAGCCCGACGACCTGGAACTGGCCGCGCCCGCCGACGACCGTCCGCTCACGCTGGCCGCGATCCGCGAGGCCGCCGAGCAGAACGCCATCGTCGAAGCGCTGCAGCGGCATCACGAACGGCTGATCGATGTGGCGGCGGAACTCGGGATTTCGCGGGTAACGCTGTTCCGGCTGATGCGCGACCACAAGCTGCAGGTGAAGAAGGGAGACCTGGGCTTGATCTGCGTGCAGGGCTAG
- a CDS encoding LysR substrate-binding domain-containing protein, with protein sequence MAKAPANPAPRPVHLPPLQALRALEAAARHRSFSRAAEELSLTHSAISHHVRALETSLGTKLFQRSGSQMVPTSVGARLAEQVRGALDDIESALREAGNSAGPPVVRLQVSVMADLANAWLIRRLPSLHAQVPSLDLHLRLHAEITPPDPYSVDVGIWHQRIDLPGFECHNLIEDHVIAVASPALLARYPGFTLADVPRLPMLRFALRPWRDWLEAAGLPGDEPERGPIFQDAGLMLQSAVAGLGVATARAQLAHDYLASGELVQIGPTRIPSSLHYWVTWREGNPREKAIQQFHAWLQEQVRLEGTQAATVEARNAGQFHP encoded by the coding sequence ATGGCCAAAGCCCCCGCCAACCCCGCCCCGCGCCCCGTCCATCTGCCGCCGCTGCAAGCGCTGCGTGCACTGGAGGCCGCCGCGCGCCACCGCAGCTTCTCGCGCGCGGCCGAGGAGCTGTCCCTGACCCACAGCGCCATCAGCCATCACGTCCGCGCGCTGGAAACCAGCCTTGGCACCAAGCTGTTCCAGCGCAGCGGCAGCCAGATGGTGCCTACCAGCGTGGGGGCGCGACTGGCCGAACAGGTGCGCGGCGCGCTCGACGACATCGAAAGCGCGCTGCGCGAGGCCGGCAACAGCGCCGGGCCGCCGGTGGTCCGGTTGCAGGTCAGCGTGATGGCCGATTTGGCCAATGCCTGGCTGATCCGCCGCCTGCCCAGCCTGCACGCCCAGGTGCCGTCGCTGGACCTGCACCTGCGGCTGCACGCCGAGATTACGCCGCCGGACCCGTACAGCGTCGATGTCGGCATCTGGCACCAGCGCATCGACCTGCCCGGCTTCGAGTGCCACAACCTGATCGAAGACCACGTGATCGCAGTGGCGAGCCCGGCGCTGCTGGCGCGCTACCCGGGCTTCACGCTGGCCGACGTGCCGCGCCTGCCGATGCTGCGCTTTGCCCTGCGCCCCTGGCGCGACTGGCTCGAGGCCGCCGGCCTGCCCGGTGACGAACCGGAGCGCGGCCCGATTTTCCAGGACGCCGGCCTGATGCTGCAGTCCGCCGTGGCCGGCCTGGGCGTGGCGACGGCGCGTGCACAGCTGGCGCATGACTACCTGGCCAGCGGCGAGCTGGTGCAGATCGGCCCCACGCGGATCCCGTCCAGCCTGCACTACTGGGTGACCTGGCGCGAAGGCAACCCGCGCGAGAAGGCCATCCAGCAGTTCCATGCCTGGCTGCAGGAACAGGTGCGACTGGAAGGCACGCAGGCGGCGACTGTCGAAGCCCGAAATGCCGGGCAGTTTCATCCGTGA
- a CDS encoding phosphatase PAP2 family protein yields the protein MLVLDGAWLVASERSVTTASLRGSGLGVAMLAAIATVLGLIASHPRITATSRGLHYRRLALVAHSGALLVAFTNVMSVMSYLLVTLAPPLVDERLAALDRMLGFDWPQAYAWVRAHPAIDLIFKFAYMSGLAQLLLIPMLTGLLGHATYLREFVASQMLSCVLLLLIAAPWPAAGAYVSYGLASPGELATVAHFGPLRDGTMQVFDLGHMQGLVSLPSYHTTLALIFVQSMRWTRVGFIVACVLNGLMILSTPTEGGHYLVDVVAGVALWALTAGMLHVFSNRSTPALSGRMAPTQPA from the coding sequence GTGCTGGTCCTCGACGGAGCCTGGCTCGTCGCGAGCGAGCGCTCGGTGACTACCGCTAGTTTGCGTGGCAGCGGCCTTGGCGTGGCCATGCTGGCCGCAATCGCCACGGTCCTGGGCCTGATTGCCTCCCATCCACGTATTACCGCAACGTCGCGTGGATTGCACTATCGGCGTCTGGCTTTGGTGGCGCACAGCGGCGCGCTGCTGGTCGCCTTTACCAATGTCATGAGCGTCATGTCATACCTGCTGGTGACATTGGCGCCGCCGCTAGTGGATGAAAGGCTGGCGGCGCTGGATCGGATGCTTGGCTTTGACTGGCCACAAGCTTACGCGTGGGTGCGTGCCCACCCGGCTATTGATCTCATTTTCAAATTCGCCTACATGAGCGGACTGGCTCAGTTGTTGCTCATTCCCATGCTGACTGGCTTGCTGGGACACGCTACTTATCTGCGCGAGTTTGTTGCGAGCCAGATGCTGTCGTGCGTGCTGCTGTTGCTGATCGCAGCGCCTTGGCCGGCAGCCGGAGCCTATGTCAGCTATGGTCTGGCCAGCCCGGGCGAGCTGGCCACGGTTGCGCATTTCGGCCCGCTGCGCGATGGCACCATGCAGGTGTTCGACCTGGGCCATATGCAGGGCCTGGTTTCGCTGCCGTCCTACCACACCACGCTTGCCTTGATCTTCGTCCAGTCAATGCGCTGGACCCGAGTCGGCTTCATCGTTGCGTGCGTGCTGAACGGTCTGATGATTCTGTCCACGCCCACAGAAGGCGGTCATTACCTGGTGGATGTGGTCGCAGGAGTAGCGCTGTGGGCGTTGACCGCGGGCATGCTGCACGTGTTTTCCAACCGTTCCACGCCAGCGCTAAGCGGACGGATGGCACCGACACAGCCGGCTTGA
- a CDS encoding methyltransferase domain-containing protein, whose product MEPANSVDAAMPDGAAKAYGQPKAGAENLELRWKRIICVLFFFSGFPALIYQLVWQRALFRILGVNIESVTVVVTAFMLGLGLGSLAGGLLSRRRGLALLPLLAAIELLTGAFGLVSLGIFDRVGTLALGLPLGMTAAMTLALVLVPTLLMGATLPVLVGHLAPRSGNVGNAVGLLYYVNTLGAGAACLVCAVVLFPFLGMQGAVYVAVALNVVVAFGALLMHWREGKALHVGRERAAALSTTAPALRFFVVLTLACIGGAISLSYEIFFFRTVSYASGGSAFAFAAILGAFLIGIASGSRQAGEWCDGAIEHGMRRLAAALLKANLAGLLFLPVLAHLALPHGVLLGALLLMVYLVARSWGSLLPCLAHWGVAADGHAGMRTALLYLANIIGSAAGSIVTGFVLMEKLSLVSIAVVLVGAGLVCTLLLEICLPLPPRVKRWHGGLACAMGVSAMVALPPLSEAVLETLLWKGASDARGPFVQVIENRSGIITVDQEGTVYGGGMYDGRFNVDLRHDTNGILRPYALNLFHRHPRDVLMIGLSSGSWAQVIANNPEVHSLTIVEINPGYVELIARNPEVASVLRHPKVTLVVDDGRRWLRLHPERRFDAIVSNTTWHFRANATNLLSAEFLQLAGHHLKPNGILYYNTTDSERVQRTACLAFPYGARFSNHMVVSRAPLVWNFEHWRRTLGAYRIDGRAILDASRGQDRVLVDTLNAVWRSIEQGGGSGSGDAMEACPRILARTAGLAPITDDNMGTEWRQPLRLD is encoded by the coding sequence ATGGAGCCAGCCAATTCAGTCGATGCCGCCATGCCGGATGGAGCCGCAAAGGCGTATGGCCAGCCCAAGGCAGGAGCGGAAAACCTGGAATTGCGCTGGAAGCGCATTATCTGCGTGCTTTTCTTCTTCTCCGGCTTTCCGGCGCTGATTTACCAACTGGTTTGGCAGCGCGCGCTGTTCCGGATTCTTGGCGTCAATATCGAGTCGGTGACCGTTGTCGTTACCGCCTTCATGCTCGGGCTTGGTCTGGGCAGCCTTGCGGGTGGATTGCTATCGAGGCGGCGCGGCTTGGCGCTGCTTCCGCTGCTTGCTGCTATCGAACTCCTTACCGGTGCCTTCGGTCTGGTGTCGCTCGGCATTTTCGACCGGGTCGGTACGCTGGCGCTTGGTTTGCCCTTGGGTATGACAGCAGCCATGACACTGGCGCTGGTGCTGGTGCCAACGCTGTTGATGGGCGCCACCCTGCCGGTGCTGGTCGGTCACCTCGCGCCGCGGTCCGGCAACGTTGGCAATGCGGTGGGGCTGCTTTACTACGTGAACACCTTGGGCGCAGGAGCCGCCTGCCTCGTTTGCGCGGTGGTGCTGTTTCCCTTCCTCGGCATGCAAGGAGCAGTGTATGTGGCGGTCGCGTTGAATGTTGTGGTCGCTTTCGGAGCGCTGCTGATGCACTGGCGCGAAGGCAAGGCCCTTCATGTGGGCCGGGAGCGGGCAGCGGCTCTCAGCACTACCGCGCCAGCGTTGAGGTTCTTTGTAGTCTTGACGCTGGCCTGTATCGGCGGAGCCATTTCGCTGTCATACGAGATCTTCTTCTTCCGCACCGTCTCCTATGCGTCGGGCGGCAGCGCCTTCGCCTTCGCCGCAATCCTGGGCGCGTTCCTGATAGGCATCGCCTCGGGTTCGCGCCAGGCGGGCGAATGGTGTGACGGAGCGATAGAGCACGGCATGCGGCGCCTGGCGGCCGCGCTGCTCAAAGCGAACCTTGCCGGGCTGCTGTTCTTGCCCGTGCTGGCGCATCTGGCGCTGCCTCATGGCGTGCTCCTCGGCGCCTTGCTCCTGATGGTCTACCTGGTGGCACGCAGCTGGGGATCACTGCTGCCCTGCCTTGCTCATTGGGGTGTCGCGGCCGATGGTCATGCCGGCATGCGTACCGCGCTGCTTTATCTTGCCAATATCATCGGCTCCGCCGCCGGCAGCATTGTCACCGGCTTCGTGCTGATGGAGAAACTGAGCCTGGTCAGCATTGCCGTGGTGCTAGTGGGTGCCGGGTTGGTGTGCACTCTGTTATTGGAGATTTGCTTGCCCTTGCCACCGCGCGTGAAACGCTGGCACGGGGGGCTTGCCTGCGCAATGGGCGTGTCCGCCATGGTGGCGCTGCCCCCGCTTAGTGAGGCAGTGCTGGAGACACTGTTGTGGAAAGGAGCGTCCGATGCCAGGGGACCCTTTGTGCAAGTGATTGAAAATCGCAGCGGCATCATCACGGTAGACCAGGAGGGTACCGTGTACGGTGGAGGTATGTACGACGGACGCTTCAACGTGGACCTGCGGCATGACACCAACGGTATCCTGCGGCCCTACGCCCTGAACCTGTTCCATCGCCACCCGCGCGACGTGCTGATGATCGGCCTGTCCTCAGGATCCTGGGCGCAAGTGATCGCCAATAACCCGGAGGTCCATTCGCTTACCATTGTCGAGATCAATCCAGGCTATGTGGAGCTAATCGCGCGCAATCCGGAAGTGGCCTCGGTGCTTCGCCATCCCAAGGTGACCCTCGTCGTCGACGACGGGCGCCGCTGGCTTCGCCTGCATCCGGAGCGTCGCTTTGACGCCATCGTTTCCAATACCACCTGGCACTTTCGGGCCAATGCCACCAATCTGCTGTCAGCGGAGTTTCTGCAACTGGCCGGTCACCACCTGAAACCGAACGGCATTCTCTACTACAACACCACTGACTCCGAACGGGTCCAGCGAACGGCATGCCTGGCGTTTCCCTATGGAGCGCGCTTCAGCAATCATATGGTGGTGTCTCGCGCGCCGCTGGTCTGGAACTTTGAGCACTGGCGACGCACACTGGGAGCTTATCGTATCGACGGCCGGGCTATCCTTGACGCGAGCCGCGGGCAGGACCGTGTGCTGGTCGATACCTTGAACGCCGTGTGGCGATCCATTGAGCAAGGTGGCGGATCGGGAAGCGGCGATGCCATGGAAGCTTGCCCGCGCATTCTCGCCAGGACCGCTGGGCTGGCGCCGATCACAGACGACAATATGGGTACCGAGTGGCGTCAGCCGCTCAGGCTTGACTGA
- a CDS encoding MFS transporter, translating to MTTTTSSLSSASPQARPETIAPARWRVLAVFSLGFLISYLFRGVNLGFASHLTRELGLNAGDLGLLTSFYFLGFACAQLPAGILLDRYGPRRTEAAMLLVAVAGSLVFALAPGMAGLAVGRLLIGVGVSVCLGAAIQALSMWFPLSRMPLLNGVVMAIGGLGAVLVGTPLTWLLSFTDWRTISTGLACVSLAMAALLWFCAPDKPRVGKESLREQLRGTRQILGSERFWRVVPLTLLNQGVFLAVQTLWVGAFLRDVSGYDAGNSARLVSVIGFAMMAGCVGSGWAARHLERLGVSLYAFAGTGMTGFIVIQLLLMAQVPLPPVLIWAAYGVFGSSGILTYAVLARSFPDALIGRATTALTLTVFLSTFACQLGVGVVLDFWAATAGHYPKAAHLTAWGGLVVLQMLAAVWYLLGARQPR from the coding sequence ATGACGACTACGACTTCCTCCTTGTCTTCCGCATCTCCGCAAGCGCGGCCTGAAACCATTGCGCCCGCCCGCTGGCGGGTGCTGGCCGTGTTTTCCCTGGGCTTTTTGATTTCCTATCTGTTCCGCGGCGTCAACCTGGGCTTTGCCTCCCATCTGACGCGTGAACTCGGGCTCAATGCCGGCGACTTGGGCCTGCTCACCAGCTTTTATTTCCTTGGCTTTGCCTGCGCCCAACTGCCGGCGGGCATCCTGCTGGATCGCTACGGTCCGCGCCGTACCGAAGCGGCGATGCTGCTGGTAGCGGTGGCCGGGTCGCTGGTGTTCGCGCTTGCGCCCGGCATGGCTGGACTCGCCGTCGGCCGGCTGCTGATCGGCGTGGGCGTGTCGGTGTGCCTGGGCGCTGCCATCCAGGCCTTGTCAATGTGGTTCCCGCTATCGCGCATGCCTTTGCTCAACGGCGTGGTGATGGCCATCGGTGGCCTTGGTGCGGTGCTCGTCGGCACGCCACTGACCTGGCTGCTGTCGTTTACCGACTGGCGCACGATCAGCACCGGTCTCGCCTGCGTGTCGTTAGCGATGGCGGCGCTGCTTTGGTTCTGTGCGCCCGACAAGCCTCGCGTCGGCAAGGAAAGCCTGCGCGAGCAGTTGCGCGGCACCCGCCAGATCCTTGGCAGCGAGCGCTTCTGGCGCGTGGTGCCCCTGACGCTGCTCAACCAAGGGGTATTCCTTGCCGTGCAGACGCTATGGGTGGGCGCCTTCCTGCGTGACGTGTCGGGCTACGATGCAGGTAACAGCGCGCGGCTGGTATCGGTGATCGGCTTTGCGATGATGGCCGGCTGCGTCGGTTCGGGCTGGGCCGCGCGGCACCTGGAGCGCCTTGGGGTGAGCCTCTATGCCTTTGCCGGAACCGGCATGACCGGGTTCATCGTGATCCAGTTGCTGCTGATGGCGCAAGTGCCGCTGCCACCGGTGCTGATATGGGCCGCGTATGGCGTGTTCGGCTCCAGTGGCATCTTGACCTACGCAGTGCTGGCGCGCAGTTTCCCCGATGCACTGATCGGTCGGGCGACGACGGCATTGACGCTGACAGTGTTCCTATCGACCTTCGCCTGCCAGCTGGGCGTGGGAGTGGTGCTGGACTTTTGGGCCGCGACCGCCGGACATTACCCGAAGGCTGCGCACCTCACGGCGTGGGGCGGACTAGTGGTATTGCAGATGCTTGCGGCCGTATGGTATCTGCTGGGCGCGCGCCAACCCCGTTGA